The sequence below is a genomic window from Pirellulales bacterium.
AGACTTCGCCAGCCACGGCTCGGCCATTCTCACCGCATGCCGCCGCACAATGGGATTCGCATCCCCAACGCCGGCCAATATCGTGGCTTCGTCGATCGCCTGCAGACCATCGAGCGTACACAACGCATGCAGCCGGCCCAAAGCCTGAGTCTGTGTTGTAGTGCGCGAGTTGTCCGGCTTGGCTGCCGCCATCTTTTTTAGCAGCGGCACTGCCGTCTTGTCCGCGCGCCATACGAGCATTTGCTGCACCATGTCGCGCTGCCAGCCGCTGGGGCTCTCGAGCGCCGCCACGAGTCCGGCGGTGTCCAGTCGATCGAGGCGCACAAACTTACGCGGCGGGTTGCCCACCGGGTAGACGCGATAGATCCGCCCCATGTCGTCGCCGGCCCGCAGGTTCAATCGCTTTTGCCAATCGACCGGAATGTATTCCGGATGTTCGATCACGGCGCGATACATGTCCGCCACCCACAGGGCGCCATCCGGCCCGGTGCGTAGCATGGTCGGACGAAACCAATTGTCGCTCGAGGCCAGAAACTCGGACTGTTCCTCGTCCGTTGCGCGCCGGCTCGTATAACGCACACCATCAGGCGACATCACCTCGCGATGCACCAAGTTGTGGACCGGCTCGCTGACATAGCTATTACCTTCAAAGCCGGCGCCGAACAGATCATCGCGATAGACGATCGCGCTACAGGCCGACGTAAAACGGTTCACGACATTGAAATCGTTGAACCTCGGCAGCGTGCGGCTGAGCGGAAACACCGCCGCCGCGCCCGGCGCTTCGGAAACATCAAGCCGGGCGTTGGGTGTGGTCACCTGACGGTTACGGCGCAAGTACCGATCTTCGAGCACGAACTGGTACATCGGCTCGCTATTGGACGAACCGAACCAGTTGCCTGCATCATCGCGCACGCGCGTAAATTGCGATTGCCCCAGCAGCAGATCGATTTTCCCATCGTCAGGCTGAAAGCGGAAATCGCGGAAGCTGACCGGCACCTTTTCGCCCGTCTTCATCGATTCGATCTGTCCGCCGCTATCGCCATTGGCGCAGTACAACCAGTTGTCCAAACCGAATGACAGGCCGTTGACGCGATGCTGCTGGTTCCCTTCACCGAAACCGTGCAGCAGCACTTCACGTTTATCGGCGCGGCCGTCCCCGTCGGTATCCTTGGCATAGATAATGTCCGGCGCCGATGTGATGATCACGCCGTTGCGCCAAACCTTCACGCCATTGGGAAACGCCACGTCAGTCAGGAACTCGGTCGCGCGATCGTAGTGCCCGTCGCCGTCAGTATCCTCCAGGCATTTGATAACGCCTCCCGGCTTTCCTTCGGCATCCATGCCGGTCGGATAGTCGCGCATCTCGGCAACCCACATTCGCCCGTCAGGCCCCCAATCGAACGCCACGGGATCGACGACCAAAGGCTCAGCGGCGACAAGCTCGACCGTAAATCCCGGCCGGACTCGAATGGCTCGCAAGGAAGCGGCCGGCGACTTGGCCTCGGGCTCGACATCCTTTAGCCATTTGTCGAACGAGCGTTCTTCGACCAGGCCCTTGGCTTTGTCCGTGCCTTCGTTAACGACGTACATGTGTCGCGCCGCGAACCAAGCCCCGTTGTTCGTGCCACGGGTCACAATCTTGGGCAACGCATCGCTTCCTTTTCCGGCCTTCCCTGCCAGCACACGCCGGGACCAGCCGGTATCAATCGAGCGAAACAAGTCGACGCTGTAGCGATCATCGTTCGAGAACACAACGTCGTCGTAGGCATCCTCATTGACGTCGACAAAGCGCAAACCTGCGTCGCGCCCCTCGGCATCAACGATCGCCGTCCCTTCAGGCAGCACAAACGGCAACCGCTGCCAGCCGTTTTTCTCTGCGTCGAAGCCGAAGATCGCCTGTTGTTTTTCGTTCGAAACGATGAACTCGCAAGCGCCGTCGCGATCCAGGTCGCGCAGCCGCACGCCCCGATCGCGCCCTGCGACGCCAGTGAGTACGGGCGCGGCGTTCTTCGTGTCGCCACCAGCCGGCGCCAGCACGAGCCCCGCCACCAGCGCTTCATCCTTTGTCCAACGACCCTTTTCAAATGTCCATGCCTGGCGCTGATCGGCATCGGCCACCAGCAGCGACGCCGCACCATTCGGCCGCACCACGCCGAATCGCGCGCAGGCATCGCGAGCATTACCAGCCGCATCCTGCTGCACGAGCTTTAGCGGAAACTGACTGTCGATCCAACGATTATCCTTGGCCGACCAAACGCGGGTTTGCTGGACGTTGTCGTTGCCGATCACGACGTCCAAAAGATGATCCTGATCGAGGTCCAACAGCCGCACGCCGTTGTCGCCTCCCAGTGGCGCCGCGCGCAGCGATTGGCCGGCAAGCAGATTCTTCTCCAGTCGCTCGAGCGCCTCGCGGAAGTTGAGAAACTTCACCTTGCGACCATGCTTGGTCACGGCGTGATCGATCAGTTCGATGATCTGCTCGCTCTTGATCCATCCGTGCGGATGAAAGACGAGCGTAAAAGTTCCCTGCTTGGCCACCGTCGCGTCGATCGCCGCTTGCAAATCCGCGACTAATTGCGGACTGTTAGCCCCCTGCAAGTGAAAGCTTTCCCAATCGCTGGGCACAACACAGGGAAACTCCC
It includes:
- a CDS encoding PVC-type heme-binding CxxCH protein; the encoded protein is MSMMVAGRTRRPLLAFLGLVTLLVLPSTALAGDRALADGNRLTYLDATDPYYASRDLPALVTPQWIGEPDVEAAIILAIDDMRGFEKWEAYLRPILERLKKIDGRAPVSIMTNDVRPDEPHLQRWLAEGVSLETHTATHPCPLLAKGDLAAAKKTYDDCIDQLATIPRSSPVAFRMPCCDSLNTVSPRFFAEIFNGTTPAGNYLSVDSSVFQLFTPNDPQLPREGVLDEKGRERFRRYLPVDRTFVNRIDDYPYPYVIGRLCWEFPCVVPSDWESFHLQGANSPQLVADLQAAIDATVAKQGTFTLVFHPHGWIKSEQIIELIDHAVTKHGRKVKFLNFREALERLEKNLLAGQSLRAAPLGGDNGVRLLDLDQDHLLDVVIGNDNVQQTRVWSAKDNRWIDSQFPLKLVQQDAAGNARDACARFGVVRPNGAASLLVADADQRQAWTFEKGRWTKDEALVAGLVLAPAGGDTKNAAPVLTGVAGRDRGVRLRDLDRDGACEFIVSNEKQQAIFGFDAEKNGWQRLPFVLPEGTAIVDAEGRDAGLRFVDVNEDAYDDVVFSNDDRYSVDLFRSIDTGWSRRVLAGKAGKGSDALPKIVTRGTNNGAWFAARHMYVVNEGTDKAKGLVEERSFDKWLKDVEPEAKSPAASLRAIRVRPGFTVELVAAEPLVVDPVAFDWGPDGRMWVAEMRDYPTGMDAEGKPGGVIKCLEDTDGDGHYDRATEFLTDVAFPNGVKVWRNGVIITSAPDIIYAKDTDGDGRADKREVLLHGFGEGNQQHRVNGLSFGLDNWLYCANGDSGGQIESMKTGEKVPVSFRDFRFQPDDGKIDLLLGQSQFTRVRDDAGNWFGSSNSEPMYQFVLEDRYLRRNRQVTTPNARLDVSEAPGAAAVFPLSRTLPRFNDFNVVNRFTSACSAIVYRDDLFGAGFEGNSYVSEPVHNLVHREVMSPDGVRYTSRRATDEEQSEFLASSDNWFRPTMLRTGPDGALWVADMYRAVIEHPEYIPVDWQKRLNLRAGDDMGRIYRVYPVGNPPRKFVRLDRLDTAGLVAALESPSGWQRDMVQQMLVWRADKTAVPLLKKMAAAKPDNSRTTTQTQALGRLHALCTLDGLQAIDEATILAGVGDANPIVRRHAVRMAEPWLAKSEKIAEAALRLTKDEDQLVRLQLACSLGEWPHQRAGEALGAMAIQDADDIYITAAIVSSVGRPQLAGAVAAVLAGAGGRDDLADLLQKLLTLATAFENDAAIVELLSSLAQSKDGGYAGWQVDALMGLLDTLDRRSLTLAQFRDKADSDVKAGLDRVAPMFTWARATVKNDHAAEADRVSAVGLLGHGFDKQNEDLDLLSGLLTPRSSNELQSAAVVALSKLDEPRVPNTLLVGWKGYSANLRGQVLDVLLRREASIFALLDEIESGRVAATEIDASRRQRLMEYRDQKIHARVEKLLATAVTSSRQSVVDEYRGALAATGDAGRGKAVFKKTCSVCHRLEDVGTSVGPDLAALTDKSNAALVVAIFDPNRAVESKFVSYTAVTSAGLTYTGMLAAETGANITLVGQEGKQTTILRADLDELASSNRSLMPEGLEKDLNRADFADLVAYLSTRRPPRRVFAGNEPKVVQPEGFRHEFWLLANDCEIYGDTLSYEPIYRNLGTWGSPSDHAVWNFEVAEAGKYVVRIDYACDESVAGNAYQLIVDDTVFAGNVPTTGNWDSYRQLTVGRMNLKAGRHQVVLRPAGTIEGYLMDLKSVRITPLHGD